CGGCGGTGAGGTCGGTACCCGCGTCGCCGGTCGGCGGGTCGCCCTTCCGCCGCTTGTTGCCCGCGTAGACGGTCGCGTAGCGCGCCGTGTCGAGCAGCACGCCGTAGCCGCGCGTGGTGACGTAGAACGGCACCGGCGCGTGCGAGTCGCCGGAGTCGACGACGGGGTCGGCGTTCACGCGCAGCATCTTCTTCAGCCCGCGCTGGATGAACGACTGGAACTGCAGGCCGAGCCCGTACACCAATTCGTTAGGCGCGAGCGGGAGGCGCACGACGTAGCCGCGCGGCGTCGCCTCGCCCACCGCGGTCACGGGCGGCGCGCCGGCGGCGGGCAGTGTGCCTAACGCGCCGGCCGCGGGCGGGACGCGCCGTGTCGAGACGGGCGTGATCCGCTCCGGCGTGCCGAGCGTGAGCCGCCAGACGCCGGGGTGGACGAGCTCGGGCGCGGCCGCCGTCGCGCTCGTGACGCGCGGCACATGCGTGGCGTGCGGCAGGCCCGGGAGCGCGACGGAGCCGGCGGCGAGGGAGAGGAAGCGGCGGCGTTCCATGGGGCGCGAAGCTACGGGCCCGTCGCGGGGCGGGCCACTCGCCGCCGGGGCGCCGTCCGCCCATATTCGCGGTAGTCCCCCGCGTTCTCTCTCCCGCCTCGCGAGACCGCCATGCCGAAGTTCGTCCTGCTCGTCTACACCGACAGCGCGCTCATGGGCGCGCTTCCCGAAGGTCAGTTCGACTCCATGATGCGCGACTGTCTCGCGCACGCCGACGATCTGACGCAGGACGGCACGCTGCTCGGGTTCCAGCAGCTCGAGGGGCCGGAGACGGCGCGCTCGGTGCGCATCCGCAACGGCCGCGTGAGCGCGCTCGACGGCCCGTTCGCCGAGGCGAAGGAGGTGCTCGGCGGCTTCAACCTCATCGAGGCGGAGGACATCGACGAGGCGGTGCGGCTCGCGGCGGAGATCCCGTGGGCGCGCACGGGGTGCATCGAGGTGCGCCCGGTGCGCGACATCGCGGTCGTGCGGCGCCAGGTCGGCGCGCCCGAGGCCCCGGAGGCGCTGCCGAGATGACGGCGATCACGCGCCCGACGAAGTTCTGCTACGCGTGCGGCGCCGTGATCGACGCCGCGGCCGTCGCCTGCCCGACGTGCGGCGCGAAGCAGCCGAGCACCACCGCGCTCGCGGTGCGCTCGGAGAAGCGCATCCTGCCGGCGGCGCTGCTCTGCTTCTTCCTCGGCGTGTTCGGTGCCCACCGGTTCTACGTCGGCAAGGTGGGCACCGGGATCCTTCAGCTCTGCACGCTCGGCGGGTTCGGGATCTGGTGGCTGGTGGACATGATCATGATCGTGGTCGGGAGCTTCAAGGACGCCGACGGGGAGAAGATCACGGCGTGGACGTGAGTGGCTGCGTGGCTGCGTGGCTGCGTGAGCCGTTAGGCAGCCACGCAGCCACGCAGCGACGCAGCCAGCCTCACCGTAGCGCCTCGACGGGATCCACCCGCGTCGCCCGCCGCACGGGCACGAGCAGCGCCGCCGCGCCGCACGCGAGCAGCACGAGCGTCGCGCCGACGAGCGTCACCGGGTCGAACGGCTGCACGCCGAACAGCAGCTCGCGGAGGAACCGCGAGATCGCGAGCACGCCGAGCGTGCCGCCGGCGAGGCCGAGCGCCATCCAGATGCCGCCCTGACGCAGCACCAAGCCGGCGATGCGGCCGCGGCTGGAGCCTAACGCGACGCGCACGCCGAACTCGCGCTCGCGTGCCGCCGTCATCGCCGCGAACATCGCGTACACGCCGACCGACGCGAGCACGAGCGCGAGGGCGCCGAACGCGCTCATGAGCACCACCGGCAGCCGGCGCGCGGTGAGGCGGTCGGAGAGGAACGCGGTGAGCGCGGCCGCGTCGCGCGACGGGACGCCGGGGTCGAGCGCGGCGAGCTCGCGCTGGAACGGCCGCACGAGCGCGGTCGGGTCGCCGCTCGTGCGGATCACGACGAAGCGCGTCGGCCGGATGTCGACGTGCGACGACAGATATGCCATCGGCTCGGCGTCGGCGCGCGCGGGGTCGTTGCGCACGTCGCCCACGATGCCGACGACGGTGTACGGGATCGAGTTCGGGTTCGGGCCCATGCGGAGCTGGCCGCCCAACGCGTTGCCGTTAGGCCAGAACTTCCTCGCCATCGCCTCGCTGACGACCATCACCGCGGGCGACTCGGGGCGGTCCTGCGGGCCGAACGTGCGCCCCTTCCGGAGCGGGATGCCGAGCGTCTTGAAGTAGTCGTCCGACGCGTTCGCGTAGAGCACGAACGGGATCTGGTCGTCCGGCGGCGGCGGCGCGCCGAGCACGCGGATGCCGTTGTGCTGCGGGATGTTCGTCGGCAGCGCGCTCACGTCGCCGACCGCGGTCACGCCGGGGAGCCCGCGCAGCCGCTCCTCGAGCTGGTCGAAGAAGCGCGCCGCCGACTCGGGCGTGCGATAGGCGGCCGCCGGGAGCTGCACCGCCACCGTGAGCACGCCCTCCGGGCGGAAGCCGAGCGGCGTCGACGTCATGGCGAGGAGGCTGCGCGTGAGGAGCCCGGCGCCCGTGAGCAGACTCACGCACAGCGCGATCTGGCCGGCGACGAGCAGCCCGCGCAGCCGACGCGAGCGCGCGCTCTCGCTCGTGCCGCGCGTCTCGTCGCGCAGCGTGCTCTGGGCGTTCGCGCGGCGCACCGACAGCGCCGGCGCGAGGCCGAACGCGAGCCCCGTCACGAGCGCGAGCAGCGACGTGAAGACGAGCGCGCCCGGGTCGAGCGAGAGGTCCGCGTACGGCGGCAGCGCCTGCGCGGCGATTCCGCGGAGCAGCGCGAGCCCGGCCACGGCGAGCAGCACGCCGGCCGCGCCGCCGGCGAGCGAGAGCAGCACGCTCTCGGTCAGCAGCTGTCGGATGATGCGCGCGCGCCCCGCGCCCAACGCGGTGCGGACCGCGAACTCCTTGCGGCGCGAGATCGTACGCGAGAGCAGCGCGCCCGCCAGGTTCGCGCAGGTGATCAGGAGCACGAGCCCCGCGCTCGCCATGAGCACGAGCAGCGGCGTGCGCGTGTCGCCGACCATCGCGTCGCGCACCGAGACCGTCCTCATCTCCACGCTCGCGTTGTGCTGCGGGTACTCGCGCGCGAGCTGGTCGGCGATCGCGCTCATGTCGCGCTGGGCCGCGTCGACGGTCACGCCGGGCTTGAGGCGCCCCACGAGCCCGAGCCAGCTCGACCCGCGCGCACCGATCGGGTCGCGCAGGTACGGGCGCAGATCGAGCGGGTAATAGAAGTCGGCCTCGGCGTCGGTGCCGGCCGCGGGCCCAACGAACGTGCGCGGCAGCACGCCGACGACGGTACGCGTGATCCCGTTGACGCGCACCTCGCGTCCGACGACCTGCGGATCGCCACCCAGCAGCCGCTGCCAGCCGCGATGCGACAGCATCACCATGCGCACCGTGTCGGCCTTGTCGTCGTCGCGCAGCGCGCGTCCCATCGCGGGCTGCACGCCGAGCACGCGGAAGAACTCCGGCTCGACCCACTCCACCTGCACCACGCTCGGCTGGTCGCCGGCGCGGCCGGAGGAGAACACGCCCTCGCGCGGCCCGTTCATGAACGCGGCGAGCTGCGCGAACGACCGCTGCCGCTGCTCGATGTCGACGACGTTGCCGGGCGCGAGCGCGCCGCGCTCGATGGAGCCGTCGCGGAAGCGCGTGTAGACGCGCGCGACGCGGTCGGCGTCGCGATAGGGCAGCGCGTCGAGCAGCACCGACTTCACGACGCCGAACACGGCGGCGTTCGCGCCGATGCCCAACGCCAGCGTGACGATGGCGAGCAGCGAGAACAGCGGCGCGCGCAGCGCCGAACGCACGCCGTAGCGCAGGTCCTGCTGCAGGTCGCCGAGCCACTCCACGCGCGCGGCGCTCGCCGCGCGCTGCTGATCCTCTGCCGTCATGGCCTTGCTCCAGTGGTTGGTGTCTCCGAACCGACGCTGGGCCTCGGCGCGGGCCGCGTCGGGGGTGAGTCCGCGCTCGACGAGCTCCGCGGCGCGCATCTCGAGATGGAACGCCACCTCCGCGCTCACCTCCTGCTCGATCGACGGACGGCGCCGCGCGAGCCGGAACGCGCGCCGGATGCCGTGGGGCAGTGTCGGACTCACTGTCGAGGTGTCTCGAGGTGTCTCCATGTGGCGGTGCATTCTCACGCGGAGGCGCGGAGAACGCGCTGCCTCTTCGAACAGCAAGAGATCCGGGGATGAAAGGATCCTCAGGGATCCTGGGATCCTTTCATCTCCAGGTATTTGCTGTTGATGTTCTCTGCGGTCCCCCGCGTCCTCTGCGGTTCATATGTCTTCTCGGCGTGAGAACGAAGCGGCCTAACGGAGCGCGCTGATCGGATCCGCCCGCGTCGCGCGCCGCACCGGCACGAGCAGCGCCGCGGCGCCGCAGGCGAGCAGCACGAGCGCCGCACCGGCGAGCGTCGCGGGGTCGAACGGGCTCACGCCGTAGAGCAGCTGGCGCACGGCGCGCGACACGGCCACGACACCGACCGCGCCGCCGGCGAGGCCGAGCACCATCCACACGCCGCCCTGACGGAGCACGAGCGTCGCGATGCGCGCGCGGCTGGAGCCCAGCGCGACGCGCACGCCGAACTCCTTCTCGCGCGCCGCCGTCATCGCGGCGAACATCGCGTACACGCCGACCGACGCGAGCAGCAGCGCCAGCGCGCCGAACGCGGTGATGAGCACCACCGGCAGCCGCTTGCCGGAGAGCGAGTCGGCGAGCCGCGTGCGCAGCGTGATGGGATCGTGCAGCGGGAGCCGGGGGTCGATGTCGGCGAGCGCGCGCCGGGCGGGCGTCAGCAGCGCGAGCGGGTCGCCGGCGGTGCGCATCAGGAACACGGGGCCGTTCCACGGCATCTGGCGGACGCTCATGTACAGGATCCCCTCGGGCTCCGGCTGCGCGGGGTCGTTGCGCACGTCGCCGACGACGCCCACCACCGTGCCGCGCGGCGCGTCCGGCTCGGGGCCGAGTCGCACGCTCGCGCCGGCGGCGCCTCCGTTAGGCCAGTACTGCCGCGCGATGCGCTCGCTGACGATGATCGAGATCGTCGCCCCGTCGGGGCGGTCCTCCGGCCCGAACGTGCGCCCCGCGATCAGCGGCACGCGCAGGGTGCGGAAGTAGTCGTCGGAGACCTCGGAGAGCAGGAACACGGACTGCTCGTTCGCGGGGCGCACGCCGTCCACCCAGATCCCCGTGCGCCCCTGGATGCCGGTCGGCACCTGCCCCGACGCCGCCGCCGCGACGACGCCGGGGAGCGCCCGCAGCCGCTCCTCGTACTGCTGGAAGAACCGCGCACGCGCATCGAGCGACGCGAAGCCGGCGCGCGGGAGCTGCACCGCCACCGCGAGCACGCGGTCGGGGTCGAGGCCCAACGGTCGGGTCGTGATCGCCCACAGCGTGCGGGCGAGCAGCCCGGCGCCAGTGAGCAGGCTGACGCAGAGCGCGATCTGCCCCGCGACGAGCAGCCCACGCAGCGTGCGCGTGCGCCGGCTCTCGGACGTGCCGCGCGTCTCGTCGCGCAGCGTGCCCTGCACGTTCGACCGCCCCGCGGCGACCGCCGGCGCGATGCCGAACGCGAGCCCCACGGCGACGGCGACGGCGGCCGTCACCATCACCGCGCCCGGATCGAGCGACAGCTCGGCGTACGCGGGGAGCACGTGCGGCGCGATGCGGCGCAGCAGCGCGAGCCCGGCCGACGCGAGCGCGAGTCCCGCGGCGCCGCCGGCGAGCGAGAGCAGGGTGCTCTCGGTGAACAGCTGCCTGACGAGCCGTCCACGGCCCGCGCCCAACGCGGTGCGGACGGCGAACTCCTTGCGGCGCGAGATCGTACGCGAGAGGAGCGCGCCGGCGAGGTTCGCGCAGGTGATGAGGAGCACGAGGCCGGCGCTCGCCATGAGCACGAGCAGCGGCGTGCGCGTGTCGCCGACCATGTCGTCGCGCAGCGGCGTGGACCACACGGCGACCTTCGAGTGGAACTGCGGGTACTCGCGTGCGAGCGCGGCGCCGATCGCCGCGACGTCGCGGTTCGCCGCGTCCGCGGTGACGCCCGGCTTCAGGCGTCCCACCAGACCGTGGTTCATGCGGCGGCGCGCGTCCATCGGCGTGCGCATGTACGCGTCGAGCCGCATCGGGAAGTAGACGTCCGCCTCCGCCACCGGCCCGACGAAGCCGCGCGGGAGCACGCCGACGACGGTGCGCGGGATGCCGTTGATGCGCACCGGCCGCTCGAGGATGCGCGGGTCGCCGCCGAACAGCCGCTGCCACGCCGCGTGCGTGAGCACGACGTTGAACGCGGTGTCCGGGGCGGCGTCCTCGTCGCGCAGCACGCGGCCGCGCGCGACGTTCACGCCGAGCGTCGGGAACAGCGCGGGCTCGGTGTAGTTCATCTTCATCACGACGGGCCCCGTCTCTCCCTCGAGGATCACGTCGCGCGTCTGCGACTCGAACGACGCGACGCGGGAGAACGACCGCTGTCGCTCGCGGAGGTCGGTGATCTCGCCCGCGCTGATCGGCGCGTGGTCCATCGAGCCGTCGAGCATCCGGGCGTAGACGCGCACCAGGCGGCCGGCGTCGGCGTACGGGAGCGCGTCGAGCAGCACCGACTTCAGCACGCCGAACACCGCCGCGTTGGCCCCGATGCCCAGCGCGAGCGTCACGACGGCGAGGAGGGAGAACAGCGGCGTGCGGCGCAGCGCGCGCACGCCGTACCGCAGATCCTGCCGGAGGTCGGTGAGCCATTCCGTGCGCCCGCGCTCCGCCACGCGCTCCCGATCGACCGCGCTCATCGCCACGCTCCAGTGATGGGTGTCGCCGAACCGGCGCCGCGCCTCGGCGAGCGCGTCGTCGGGGGTGAGGCCGCGCGCCGCGAGCTCCGCGGCGCGCATCTCGAGGTGGAACGCCACCTCGTCGTCGATCTCCTGCTCGATGGGCGGCCGCCGCCGAGCGAGGCGGAAGGCGCGCCGGACCCCGTGCGGGAGGGGCATGGCGGCGCTCCTTAGGCGAGGCGCAGGGCGGCGAACACCGCTTCGGCGTAGCGCGTCCAGGTCGCGGTCTGCTGGACGAGCTGCTGCCGGCCGGCGGGGGAGAGCGTGTAGTACTTGGCGCGGCGGTTCGTCTCGGAGACGCCCCACTCGCTCGCCAGCCAGGCGCGCTTCTCGAGGCGGTGGAGGGCGTGATAGAGCGCCCCCTCCTCGACCTGGAGGGTGCCGCCGGTGACGTCCTCGATCCATCGCGCGACGGCGTAGCCGTGGCGGGGTCCCCAGGTGAGGGCCTTGAGGATCAGCACGTCGAGCGTGCCGCGGAGGAGGTCGAGGCTGTCGTCGGTGGTCATGCGGGCGGCGCCGGTCATGGTTACCCCTGAGGTTCTCATACCTGATGTTTTCAGGGGTCCATGCTGTGGGACACGCGAACGAGGGTCAAGGGTTTCTTCGACAACTGTCGCGCGGGCTGGGCCGTAGGAAGAAGCATGAGCCGCTTTCGACTCCTCGCGCCGATGGTCGGTACGTCCCTCCTGGTCGGCGCCTGCGGCGGGACCGACGTCGAGCCGCCGACGCCCGCCGCCGTCGTCGCCGGCACCTCGCAATCGGTCAGCGCACGAGTCGGCGATTCTGTCGCCGTGGTGGTGCGCGTCGTCGGCACCGACGGGCGCGGCCTGCCGGGTCAGACGGTCGCGTTCGCGCCGAGTGCCGGCACCGTGACTGCGCCGACGGCGCTCACCGACGGCGGCGGCGAGGGCCGCACGACGTGGATCGTCGGCAGCGCCACGGGCACCCAGACGCTCACCGCGACCGCCGGCTCGCTGCCCCCGCTCACCATCAGCGCCACGGTCGGCGCGGGACGCCCGGAGCGGCTCGAGGTCGCCGCCGGCGACGCCCAGAGCGCGGTCGCCGGCACGGCGGTGGCCGTCCGGCCGGCGGTGCGGGTCCGCGACGTCGGCGGCAACGGGGTGCCCGGGGTCCGCGTCGCGTTCGTGGTCGAGAGCGGCGGCGGGCGGCTCTCCGGCGACACCGCGACGACCGACGCGACCGGCCTCGCGACGGCCGGGAGCTGGCAGCTCGGCGCCACCATCGGGACGAACCTGCTACGCGCGCAGGTCGTCGGCGCATCACTGTCGGCGCAGCTCTCGGCCACCGGTCTGGCGGGGGCGCCGGCGGTCGTGGACGCGCTGTTCTCCTTCCCGGACAGCGCGGTCGTCGGCTCGACGGTCGGCCAACCGTCGGTGCCGTCGGTGCGGGTGCGGGACGCGAACGGGAACCCGGTCGCCGGCGTGCCCGTGGCGTTCCTCGTCACGGCCGGGCACGGGACGGTGGTGCCGCTGAGCGCCGTCGGCGGCGCCGACCCGGTCACCGACGCGCAGGGGCGCGCCTCCGTCGCGTCGTTCACCCTGGACACGGTGGCCGGGCCGAACACGGTGACGGCGGTGGTCGGCGAGAAGCGTCTCGCGTTCACCGTCGTCGGCCGAGCGGACGTGTTCGCACGCCTCCAGCTCGCGGGTGGAGACGAGCAGCACGCCGCGCCTCACTCGACACTCGCGCTCGGGCTGAGTGTTCGGGCGGTCGATCGCTACGGCAATGGGGTAGCCGCCGTGCCGATCGACTTCGTCCCGCTGCAGAAGGAGGTCACGGTCGACCACCCACGACAGGTGACGGATCCCGACGGAATCGCGACGTCGGGGCGCGTGGATATCGGGGCCACCTCCGGCTGGAAGATCGTCGCCGCCATGCGGTCGAGCGCATCGCAACAGCAGGTGTGGTTCAACATTCGGGTGGCCCCGGGGCCGCCGGCCGCCATCGGGTGGGACTGGCTCACGGTCTACTACGGGCTTCCCTCGGTGCAGTCGGGGTACCGATCGCGCCCGTTCGACGTGAGCGTACGGGACGCCTACGGCACACCGATACCGAACGCCACGATCAGCTTCGCCGTGTCGCCGGCCGCGGCCGGCGTGGTCTCGACGCCGAGCCGCGTCCCCGGTACCGCCGTCACCTCGCTGACGACCGGCGCGACCGGCGTGGTGACCGTGGTGCTGGACAGCTACGACTTCGTGGGGGTCGCGAAGATCACGGCCACCGCGCCGGGCGTCCCGGCGAACGAGTTTCCGATCGTGGTCACCCCATAGACGAGGGTCGTGGCCGTCGGCACGATCCCGGCAGTCACGTGGTGGGTGCATCGTCGGGAGGGATCCATGTCGACTTCCAGACTGGTCGCGGCCGCGCTGCTCGCGCTGCTCGCGCTGCTCGCGCTGACGGTCGCGGGGTGTGACGACGGCACGTTCGCCGGCAGCCTCGGGCCGACCGGCGCGACGCTCGTCTCGGTCGGCGACCGCGGAGGAGGAACGTTCGCCGGCTCGACGACGACCGGCACCAGCGCCGCGGCGCTCGTCGGCCGGTGGACGCACGTCGAGGCGAGCGGCCCCGGTGGCGGTGGGCTGCTCACGCGCATCGAGTGGACGTTCGGGTCGGACGGCTCGGCATCCCGTGTCGTGACGACGCTCACGCCACTCGGCCAGGCGGTCGCGGTGGACCGCGCGGGCGGGCGCTGGACCGGCGGCGGTGGGATCGTGTCGATCACGCTCGCCGCCGCGCCATCGACGCCGTCGGTGACGCTGCGCGCGCGCTTCGCCGTGGAGACGGGGCTCACCGGCACGACGCTGGTGCTCGACGGGCTCCGCTACCAGCGCTCGGACGGGGTCTGAGCGTCGCCGGAAGGCGTTGACGGCGGGCGTAGGTTGTCGGCATGACCGAGCCCTCGCCGCTCTCCGCCTGGGAGAGCTTCTACCTGCTGATCGGCACCGCCGCGGCGGCGCTCACCGGCCTGCAGTTCGTGGTGATCGCGTTCATCGGCCAGGAGCAGGCCGAGGACGCGGTCGGGCTGCGCGAGGAGACGCTGGCGGCGTTCGGCACGCCGACGGTGGTGCACTTCGGCTCCGCGCTGCTGCTCTCCGCGCTGCTCAGCGCTCCGTGGCCGTCGCTCGAGGCGGCCGGTCTCACGGTGGCGCTGACCGGCGTCGCGGGGCTCGCATACGCGGCGATTGTGGTGGCGCGCACGCGGCGGCAGCGGGGCTATCAGCCGGTGCTCGAGGACTGGATATGGCACGCGATCCTGCCGGTGATCGCGTACCTCATGGCCGCCGTGGCGGGCCTGTTCACGGTGCGCCACCACCCCGACGCGGGGATGTTCTCGCTCGCCGCGGGGACGCTGCTGCTGCTGTTCATCGGCATCCACAACGCCTGGGACACGGCGTCGTACGTCGCGGTGCGGCGCACGCGCGAGCGCCAGCCGCAGCCCACGCCCGCGGAGAGCGATGCGCCAGCTGCCTAACACGATCGCGGCGGCGTCGCTCGCACTCTCGCTCGCGACACCGGGGAGCGCGCAGCTCACGATCCGCGCGACGGTGCCGCCGGACACGCCTAACGACGGCACGGTGCACGTCGCGGGGACGTTCAACCGGTGGGATCCGGGCGCGTCGCGTTGGGCGCTCGCGCGCGGCGCCGACGGCGTGTGGACGATCACGCTCCCCGACTCGGTGCGCGGCCCGCTGGAGCTCAAGCTCACGCGTGGCTCGTGGGCCACGGTGGAGACGACGTCGTCGGGCGCGGACGTGCCCAACCGCACGATAACGGTGCCGCCGTCGGGCGCGGCGACGCTCGACGTGACGGTGTCGGGATGGCGCGACCGCTCCGCGCGCGCCACGTCCGCGCCGCCGCGGTCGACGGCGTCACCGAACGTGCGCGTGGTGCGCGACTCGTTCCTCATCCCGCAGCTGGGGCGCGCGCGGCGCGTGTGGATCTACCTGCCGCCCGGCTACGCGACGTCGACGCGACGCTACCCGGTGCTGTACCTGCACGACGGGCAGAACGTGTTCGACGCGGCGACGAGCTTCGCCGGCGAGTGGGGCGTCGACGAGTCGCTCGACAGCCTGACGGCGTCTGGCGATCCGGGCGCGATCGTCGTCGCGGTGGACAACGGCGGCACGCACCGCATGGACGAGTACGACCCGTGGCGCAGCACCGACCGGTCGTTGGGCGGCGGCGAGGGGGACGCGTACGTGGAGTTCCTCGCGCGCACGCTGAAGCCGTGGGTCGACGCGCACTACCGCACACGCCCCGACGCCGCGCACACGGGCGTGATGGGCTCGAGCATGGGCGGGCTGATCTCGCTCTACGCAGCGCTGAAGTACCCGAACGTGTTCGGCCGCGCGGGAGTGTTCTCGTGCGCGTGCTGGGTGGCGGGCACGAGGATCCTGTCGTACGCCCGCGCGCACGCCGGCCCACACGCCGGCGCGCGCGGTGCGGTGCCGCGCCTCTACTTCGTCGTCGGCGCGCGCGAGACGCCGTCGGGCGGACCGGCGGCCGACCAGCGTCTCATGGTGGATACGCTGCTCGCCGCGGGCTTCCCGTCGACCGCGGTGCGGTCGATCGTCGCGGAGGACGGCAAGCACGCGGAGTGGTTCTGGCGGCGCGAGTTCCCCGCCGCGTACCGCTGGCTGTTCGGGCGCGACTCGCTGCCCGGCGCGCGCCCGCTCGACTCCACGCTCACGCGCCGGACGCCGAACTGCGCCGCGTGCGCGGACTGGAACGTGCCGCAGCGGCCGTTCCGCATCCTCGGCAACGCGTGGTGGGTGGGGACGCACGGCCTCGGCGCGATCCTGCTCACGTCGCCCGGCGGCCACGTGCTGATCGACGCCGCGCTGCCCGAGTCCGCGCCGCAAATCGCCGCGAACGTGCGCGCGCTCGGCTTCCGGCTCGAGGACGTGAAGCTGATCGTGAACTCCCACGCGCACTTCGATCACGCGGGCGGCATCGAGGCGCTACGCCGCGCGTCGGGCGCGCGGGTGGCGGCGAGCCCGCCGAGCGCGCGGTGGCTCGCCGCCGGCGGCATCGCGCGCGACGACCCGCAGGCGGGGATCGTGGCGTCGTACCCGAAAGTGCCTAACGCGCGCGTGCTCGCCGACGGCGAGACGGTGCGCGTGGCGGGCGTATCGCTCACGGCGCGCTTCACGCCGGGCCACACGCCGGGCGGGACGACGTGGACGTGGCGGTCGTGCGAGGGGGACCGCTGCCTGGA
This DNA window, taken from Gemmatirosa kalamazoonensis, encodes the following:
- a CDS encoding YciI family protein, with the protein product MPKFVLLVYTDSALMGALPEGQFDSMMRDCLAHADDLTQDGTLLGFQQLEGPETARSVRIRNGRVSALDGPFAEAKEVLGGFNLIEAEDIDEAVRLAAEIPWARTGCIEVRPVRDIAVVRRQVGAPEAPEALPR
- a CDS encoding TM2 domain-containing protein; protein product: MTAITRPTKFCYACGAVIDAAAVACPTCGAKQPSTTALAVRSEKRILPAALLCFFLGVFGAHRFYVGKVGTGILQLCTLGGFGIWWLVDMIMIVVGSFKDADGEKITAWT
- a CDS encoding ABC transporter permease, which gives rise to MSPTLPHGIRRAFRLARRRPSIEQEVSAEVAFHLEMRAAELVERGLTPDAARAEAQRRFGDTNHWSKAMTAEDQQRAASAARVEWLGDLQQDLRYGVRSALRAPLFSLLAIVTLALGIGANAAVFGVVKSVLLDALPYRDADRVARVYTRFRDGSIERGALAPGNVVDIEQRQRSFAQLAAFMNGPREGVFSSGRAGDQPSVVQVEWVEPEFFRVLGVQPAMGRALRDDDKADTVRMVMLSHRGWQRLLGGDPQVVGREVRVNGITRTVVGVLPRTFVGPAAGTDAEADFYYPLDLRPYLRDPIGARGSSWLGLVGRLKPGVTVDAAQRDMSAIADQLAREYPQHNASVEMRTVSVRDAMVGDTRTPLLVLMASAGLVLLITCANLAGALLSRTISRRKEFAVRTALGAGRARIIRQLLTESVLLSLAGGAAGVLLAVAGLALLRGIAAQALPPYADLSLDPGALVFTSLLALVTGLAFGLAPALSVRRANAQSTLRDETRGTSESARSRRLRGLLVAGQIALCVSLLTGAGLLTRSLLAMTSTPLGFRPEGVLTVAVQLPAAAYRTPESAARFFDQLEERLRGLPGVTAVGDVSALPTNIPQHNGIRVLGAPPPPDDQIPFVLYANASDDYFKTLGIPLRKGRTFGPQDRPESPAVMVVSEAMARKFWPNGNALGGQLRMGPNPNSIPYTVVGIVGDVRNDPARADAEPMAYLSSHVDIRPTRFVVIRTSGDPTALVRPFQRELAALDPGVPSRDAAALTAFLSDRLTARRLPVVLMSAFGALALVLASVGVYAMFAAMTAAREREFGVRVALGSSRGRIAGLVLRQGGIWMALGLAGGTLGVLAISRFLRELLFGVQPFDPVTLVGATLVLLACGAAALLVPVRRATRVDPVEALR
- a CDS encoding ABC transporter permease; the encoded protein is MPLPHGVRRAFRLARRRPPIEQEIDDEVAFHLEMRAAELAARGLTPDDALAEARRRFGDTHHWSVAMSAVDRERVAERGRTEWLTDLRQDLRYGVRALRRTPLFSLLAVVTLALGIGANAAVFGVLKSVLLDALPYADAGRLVRVYARMLDGSMDHAPISAGEITDLRERQRSFSRVASFESQTRDVILEGETGPVVMKMNYTEPALFPTLGVNVARGRVLRDEDAAPDTAFNVVLTHAAWQRLFGGDPRILERPVRINGIPRTVVGVLPRGFVGPVAEADVYFPMRLDAYMRTPMDARRRMNHGLVGRLKPGVTADAANRDVAAIGAALAREYPQFHSKVAVWSTPLRDDMVGDTRTPLLVLMASAGLVLLITCANLAGALLSRTISRRKEFAVRTALGAGRGRLVRQLFTESTLLSLAGGAAGLALASAGLALLRRIAPHVLPAYAELSLDPGAVMVTAAVAVAVGLAFGIAPAVAAGRSNVQGTLRDETRGTSESRRTRTLRGLLVAGQIALCVSLLTGAGLLARTLWAITTRPLGLDPDRVLAVAVQLPRAGFASLDARARFFQQYEERLRALPGVVAAAASGQVPTGIQGRTGIWVDGVRPANEQSVFLLSEVSDDYFRTLRVPLIAGRTFGPEDRPDGATISIIVSERIARQYWPNGGAAGASVRLGPEPDAPRGTVVGVVGDVRNDPAQPEPEGILYMSVRQMPWNGPVFLMRTAGDPLALLTPARRALADIDPRLPLHDPITLRTRLADSLSGKRLPVVLITAFGALALLLASVGVYAMFAAMTAAREKEFGVRVALGSSRARIATLVLRQGGVWMVLGLAGGAVGVVAVSRAVRQLLYGVSPFDPATLAGAALVLLACGAAALLVPVRRATRADPISALR
- a CDS encoding PadR family transcriptional regulator, which encodes MTGAARMTTDDSLDLLRGTLDVLILKALTWGPRHGYAVARWIEDVTGGTLQVEEGALYHALHRLEKRAWLASEWGVSETNRRAKYYTLSPAGRQQLVQQTATWTRYAEAVFAALRLA
- a CDS encoding Ig-like domain-containing protein — encoded protein: MSRFRLLAPMVGTSLLVGACGGTDVEPPTPAAVVAGTSQSVSARVGDSVAVVVRVVGTDGRGLPGQTVAFAPSAGTVTAPTALTDGGGEGRTTWIVGSATGTQTLTATAGSLPPLTISATVGAGRPERLEVAAGDAQSAVAGTAVAVRPAVRVRDVGGNGVPGVRVAFVVESGGGRLSGDTATTDATGLATAGSWQLGATIGTNLLRAQVVGASLSAQLSATGLAGAPAVVDALFSFPDSAVVGSTVGQPSVPSVRVRDANGNPVAGVPVAFLVTAGHGTVVPLSAVGGADPVTDAQGRASVASFTLDTVAGPNTVTAVVGEKRLAFTVVGRADVFARLQLAGGDEQHAAPHSTLALGLSVRAVDRYGNGVAAVPIDFVPLQKEVTVDHPRQVTDPDGIATSGRVDIGATSGWKIVAAMRSSASQQQVWFNIRVAPGPPAAIGWDWLTVYYGLPSVQSGYRSRPFDVSVRDAYGTPIPNATISFAVSPAAAGVVSTPSRVPGTAVTSLTTGATGVVTVVLDSYDFVGVAKITATAPGVPANEFPIVVTP
- the bla gene encoding subclass B3 metallo-beta-lactamase — translated: MRQLPNTIAAASLALSLATPGSAQLTIRATVPPDTPNDGTVHVAGTFNRWDPGASRWALARGADGVWTITLPDSVRGPLELKLTRGSWATVETTSSGADVPNRTITVPPSGAATLDVTVSGWRDRSARATSAPPRSTASPNVRVVRDSFLIPQLGRARRVWIYLPPGYATSTRRYPVLYLHDGQNVFDAATSFAGEWGVDESLDSLTASGDPGAIVVAVDNGGTHRMDEYDPWRSTDRSLGGGEGDAYVEFLARTLKPWVDAHYRTRPDAAHTGVMGSSMGGLISLYAALKYPNVFGRAGVFSCACWVAGTRILSYARAHAGPHAGARGAVPRLYFVVGARETPSGGPAADQRLMVDTLLAAGFPSTAVRSIVAEDGKHAEWFWRREFPAAYRWLFGRDSLPGARPLDSTLTRRTPNCAACADWNVPQRPFRILGNAWWVGTHGLGAILLTSPGGHVLIDAALPESAPQIAANVRALGFRLEDVKLIVNSHAHFDHAGGIEALRRASGARVAASPPSARWLAAGGIARDDPQAGIVASYPKVPNARVLADGETVRVAGVSLTARFTPGHTPGGTTWTWRSCEGDRCLDLVYADSQTPVSADGFAFAENTTYPNAVRDFERGFAVLEGLSCDVLLTPHPGASQLWERVAARDSGNADALVDREACRRYAATGRAALARRLATERAGR